From the genome of Dermochelys coriacea isolate rDerCor1 chromosome 1, rDerCor1.pri.v4, whole genome shotgun sequence:
CTGGCCATTTGCATGGAGAGTTATAAGGAGATTATGTGCTTCTCAACTGTATATATATCATGCTATTGATATAAGGGCCAAATTAtccgctggtgtaaatgggcaccGCTCCATTGGTTTCAACAAAGCTGTGCCCATTATCCCAGCAGAGAATGTGGCCCAATTACTTCATAGTTAATAGCCTGGATAGAACTTAGGACCCTAGAAAAAAGACATTACGTGGCTGTCAGATTGATCACTTACATAACTGTATTCAAGACTCTAGCATCCTTGTTTTGAAATATACTGACAGCCTGAGAAAGGGGCTTTGGGTGGAGGTGAAATATAGCAATTTAGATAACCAATTTGTGCTGGAGTGAATATGGTTTGATGACTTTTTTTTATAGTTGTCCTAAACTCTCTAGTTTTGGTAAGAATCCATGGTGTACTGAAAAACAGACAGGACAGGCATTTAAAGAGATGATCCATTTAATTTGATTATTACAGACAAAAATATGTAAGCTTCTCTACTGAAGTGCATCGCTTCTCTCAGATTAAAAACTAACCTTCCATGTATTTTATATGTGTTTGTGTATACACACGTGCACTTGTGCTTGATGGAATAAATTATGGCTATATTGCTCTCTAAGATTAATGATGAAGACATGGTagacataggaattgccatgccAGAGCAGAACAATTGTCCACCTGGTCCAAACCTCCCTTTCTGATGGTGACCAGCACCCAATGCTTCAgatgaaggtgcaagaaatcccattgtgaacaattatggaataacctccCCATAGTGGAAGTTTCTGTCTatctcttgtttcagagtagcagccgtgttagtctgtattcgcaaaaagaaaaggagtacttgtggcaccttagagactaacaaatttattagagcataagctttcgtgagcgaagtgagctgtagctcacgaaagcttatgctctaataaatttgttagtctctaaggtgccacaagtactccttttctttttgtctatctCTTCTcagtcatagggtatgtctacactggaaacttcaaagcgctgccgcgggaacgctcctgcagcagcgctttgaagtgcgagcacggctcccagtgctcagagcctgtctacactagcgctttaaagcgctcagacttgctgcgctcaggggggtgatttttcacccccctgagccagcaagttagagcgctataaaatgtaagtgtgaaCAAGCCCATAgcgtcatagagtttaagaccagaagggaccactagatcatccaTTCTGACCCCTATATCAGAAGCCACCCACACCACCCAGCTcttgcacactaaacccaacaactgaaattaggccaaagtattacagcccacaaaagactagactattatgtgtcacaggcagagatccaggtgcaccaatgcctgagCCCCCCATaaaggcagggaaatgattatgTGAGATATactcagataatcctggcaagtgactgctgcagaggaaggtgaaaaaccctcaAGGTCCCCGCCAATCTAACCTGGGGGGAAATTGCTTCTcgaccccacatatggtgatcagttagagcctgagcatgtgagcaagaaccagcgaGTGGTTAGCTTATTCCCAGAAGTATAAGAGCTTATAttcctcatgattttttttatcttatGTAATATAACTGTGGACGTTCTCATTATCCAATATCAATGTCCAATCCCAGTTAGAATCCTACTACACTCTTGGCCATATCCATATCTTttggcagtgagtttcacagattaattatagaatcatagaaatgtaggactggaacaGACCTCAGTAGATCCCCTGCACTAGGGCAGGACTAAATATTCTCTAGACTacccctgataggtgtttgtcttagctgttcttaaaaatttatgacagagattccacaatctccctaggcaattagTTCCAGAGTGCTcaactatccttataattaggaagtttttcctaatgtctaacctaaataatctttgcttcaatttaagcccattgcttcttgtcctgtcctccgTGGATAAGGAgcacaatttatcaccctcctttttataacagtcttttatgtacttgaagattgttatcatctccccactgtgttttttttctctggactaaacaaacccaattttttaatccttccttgtaggtcatgttttctaggcctttagtaatttttgttgctctcctctggactttctccaatttgtccacatctctcctgaagtgtggtacccagaactggacacaatattccaactGTGGCCTCAtttgtgctgagtagagtggaggAATTATTTCTTTactttacaacactcctgctaatacaggggttctcaaactaggggtcgggacccctcaggggattgtgaggttattacatgggagtcacgagctgtcagcctccaccccaaaccctgctttgcatccagcatttataatggtattaaatatatattaaaaaatttaatttacaaGGGTGGGGTTGCCCTCAGAGCCATGCTTTGGTcgccaatacaaaagtttgagaacaactgtgctaatacatcccaaaatgatgtttacttttttttcccccaacagtattacattgtgaTTCATACtgagtttgtggtccactatcaCCTcccgatccttttctgcagtactccttcctaggctgtcTTTTCCCGTTTGAGTGACTGAgtattccttcttaagtgtagtattttgcatttgtccttattgatttTAATCCTCTTTATtccagaccatttctccagcttgtcatgatcactttgaattctaatcctgtcctccaaaatgcttgcaaccactcccagctcagtattgtccacaaactttatgtgtactctcaatgccattattcaaatcatttatgaagacattGAATAGAACCAAATAAGCTAATTATGCCTTTTGTAAAACTGTATTCCCTTTTATCGGGTTGTGTTCTAGTTTCAGTGATGTCTCCTTGTTGAGAGAGGATTACTATGTGCACATAATTTACCTTCTTTATACCATGAATCATTCTGCATACCTCTGTCATCtcccctcttatttgtctctTCTCTACAAACAGTCCCAATGTTTTCAATTTCTCTTCCTGTGGAAATTTCCCCATCTATCTGAGCATTTTCACTGTCCATATCTGAACACTTTCTATTCCTGCTATCTCCATTCAAAGGTAGAGTAACCACAGTGAGCACAGTATTGATTAAATTTTCAACATTATTTTCTATCCTGTTATTTTATAAATCTTAATATGGATTCGATTTAAAGTAAATGATGACCATGAGGTCCAGCAATCTTCCCACCTTaacaggggaaaagaaaaagagacaaaTGTACAGTATAATTTTTTAGGCTAATGGAAATTTAGCATGACAGTTTGATTAATTAGATTTGATTGGGTTAAAAGTTctcttgtatatttttattacctCTAGTACAAGATATTTTATTATAACCTTATGCCATTTTATGTTCTATTACTTTAAGAACATTATCTGGATGTATTATGACTTATTTTAATTATATGGTTTTTATTATGTTTAGAGAACAGAGGTTTAACAATCCCTAAAATACAACTCAAGACCCGCTGCTCCAAAAAGCACAGGCCTCTACCTTGTGAGCTAGAAGAGACTTTCCATGAGTCACCTTTAAGATTCATCTCCGTGGTGAGCCAGCCAATAAAGGACAACCTGAAATCACACAGAGAACACTCTCACTTACTTGCTCAGGCCTATATTCAGTACAGGGCAGTGATGCACATAGGTCCCacttcagcaaagtacttaaatacatgcttaaggcctactgaagtcaatgagacttaagaaagtgcttatgtgctttgctgaatcaaggccttaagCACGTTTAAAAGCACATAAGTAATCCCATCCCTAGCACTCAAACACATGCCTCACtgtgagcatgtgcttaaataccacCTGTgtccttaaatgctttgctgaacagcaGTGGGATCACTCATCTGCTTAAAGTTAAAAACATGTGTAAGCAGTTTGTTTATTTGGGGCCATACACATtagctagaacagtggttcccaaacttgttccgccgcttgtgcagggaaagcccctggcgggctgggccagtttgtttacctgtcgcgtccgcaggttcggccggggctcccagtggccacagttcgctgctccagaccaACGGGAGCCGCTTTaagcggtggccagtacgtccctcggcccacgctgcttccagcagctcccattggcctggcgcagcaaaccgcggccactaggagccgcgatcggccaaacctgcagacgcggcaggtaaacaaaccggcccggtccgccaagggctttccctgcataagcggcgaaacaagtttgggaaccactgagctagaacATTAGGACTTGttgaaaaactgtattttaaatataaatttacaCTACTATTTAAAAAGCTGGGAGGATTAATCAATTAGCCTGGGTTCTTCAAATATATACCTCCTTGCTTTTTTACAAGGGCACAGCTTAGTAAGATGTTTATTaatgaagtggaattaattttttttttaataaatggtcaagattttttaaacctctttaaGAAAAAGAGTTAACTAGATTATGTGGGGAGTCATTAGGTTTTTGGTTGACCTTGGCCATTCACATGGAAGACAGCATGTTGAATAGAGAGGGAGAAAttaatagagccctgcaaatctgtgcaTATTCGCAGATCATTTTTGCAGATCGCAGATCAGATGCGgttacaaattttgtatccacataGGGCTCTAGAAATTAATAACAGATTTAGAGACTATCACCCACAATGGTATTTGCATGCATttagagagatggaaaagattgttaacttttttgtttaacttttcctTCCCTATTGTACAGGGGTAGAGAGTGCTCTGTTTTCAAAAGCGATCGGTGTGAAAGGAATACAAAAAGCCATTTGGTACATGAACTCTGGAGCCTCATCtacactaatgacaggtttcagagtagcagccgtgttagtctgtatttgcaaaaagaaaaggagtacccgtggcaccttagagactaacaaatttattagagcataagctttcgtgagctacagctcacttcatcggatgcattacgatgaagtgagctgtagctcacgaaagcttatgctctaataaatttgttagtctctaaggtgccacgggtactccttttcttttcatctacACTAGAGCAGCATTTTGGTGTAGCCAATGTAGGGTTGCTGTTGAATGTGAAGCCATATTTTCTGTACTGGTATTTGTATATGTAAAGTATAGGAATATCCTAGATGCATTTCAAGAAAAACATTACATTATTTTGTTCAATGGGAAGGTTTAAATGGGAAGTATGTTTCTAGACAGAACTACAGAGAGAGCTGTTAATTGTGGCTCTCACTTAATGAGCAGGTCTAATCAACATAGTGCTTAAAACAGTAAGGGCAGCTACTGGCTCATGGACACTAGAGCTCCCAACATTGCTAACACCGGTGGAACTGAATCAGTGTTAGCAATGGCTTGCCAAATTTCCCTAATGTAGACAGAGCCGTAAGTACCTGGAGAACTAGAGAAGTTCTGACATTACAAAAGATAACAGGCTGAGAGGGGGAATGGTTTTAAAGTCAGACTGTTTAAAATTACACATATTTACCTCTAATGCCTAACAAACATTTGGCTGAAAGGATTATTTTGTAAAAGTGTCAACACTCCTACCCTTTCAGTTAAGGTTTGAGAGTTCACAATAAGCATTTCtgagaactagggtgaccagatgttccgtttgtaaagggacagtcccattttttgggactttttcttatgtaggcgcctattaccccccacccccatgccatattttcacagttgctatctcaggggtggccaaactgagcttgagaaggagccacaatttatcaatgtacattgccaaagagtgACAGTAATAAGTTagcagctcccccccacccccacagcctcctacccactggcagccccaccgatcagcgcctccccttccctccctgcaccctgatcagctgtttcatggcatgcaggaggagaagcaagggcatggcagTCTCAGGGGAAGgactggagtgggggcagggcctgtggcagaaccaggggttgagcagtgagcaccccctggcccattggaaagttggcacctatagcTCCAtaggagttggtgcctataccagaagctgcatattaacttcttaagaatcatagaatatcagggttgcaagagacctcaggaggtatctagtccaaccccctgctcaaagcaggaccaatccccgatttttgccccagatccctaaatggccccctcaaagattgagccCACAaggctgggtttagcaggccaatgctcaaaccactgagctatccctccctctcccccacccccacatgggGCTCCGGAACCAGaggttggccatccctgtgctatctggtcaccctactgagaACCCCCCCAGAAGTTCTCCAGTGAAAACAAACCAACTAACCCTGACTTAGTGACTGGTATTTCTAATACTTGaaaaagcaaggaaaaaaaataaaaggaagcaaaTAATCTTTCAGGCTTCCTTTATATATTCAAAATAAGGGGAAAAGGGGAGGCAAAGgcaatttaaataaatctttattaTAAACTGAGCATATATTTATATTGGAGCCAAAGAGAGACAATAAACATGGAGCCCTTTCCCACGATTTgtacaaagtcacttttcagagcagaactgcactttaacACAAGCTAGAACGAGATTTCAACAGCAACCGTCCAGCTGCTGTTGTGAAAGCAAGTATTGGACACACTGGGACTTGCCCAAGAATAATTTCAGGGcggaacagacaaagaaaaagaacGTTGACCTTTTGCTGCCGCTTTAACCAACGCAACAAACACTCCCTTCCTAAGCCACAGAGCATCGGAGGACCAAAAACTGAATCCAGATGCAAATTTACCGCACGcaccccaccacaccccaaaCGCCAAAGGATCTGAATCTTAAGAATGTGCGAATCCAGCTGCTGTACTATCTGATTTGCTCTCAGGGTAAATAATGAGTCCGTTTGTTTGTCTCGGAGATTGTCCGGGGCAGGCCGAGAACTGGACTGGCGCGCGTCCTTGCAGAGTCGGCATCACTGATGAATACACAAGACGGGAGGGGAAGCGACAGGAAAGGCTGCACCCGAGCCTGGCAGACCCGCTCAGCGCAAGGAGGCGCGCGAAGTCCCGCGGGGCTCGCCCACGCGCCCGTGACGTGTCCCGCCACTCAGGGCAGGTCTGGGCTCTGCCACGTCCCACCgccggaggggagggggcaagcGAGGAGGGACCCAGCTGCGTGCAGCACCGCCGGCCGGATGGGGGCAGCGCTGAGCGCCCTTCCCCGCCTCGCGCCGCGACGAGCGGAAGTTCGCCCTCCCCGCGCGTACAATCTACGCTCCCGCTCGCTCTCGCTGGTTGGCGGCCCGGGCTCGCGCCCCGGAAGCGAAGTGGCCGTGGTGCTGGGTGACCCCGGGGAAGCCGTGCCGGGAGGGAGGCTGCGGGGTGGGCGAGAGTCGGGCGACCGAGAAACTGCTCCCGCTTCCCGGGTGAGGCCCATCCCCCTCCGCACGCCcggacccctcctgcccccaaccccctttccAGCCTATTGTTCCGCCCACGAGATCCCGCCCTGCGCTGCTCCCCGGGGCCCTTCCTCAGCCCGCCCGCGCGgggtctcccccgcccccccccagcaggtgccttcGTTGCCGCGCCTGGCCGGGGAAGCCCGGGCGGAGACAGACGCTGGCGGGGCTGATCCAGGGAGTctcggtgggggcggggggggggttagtgtcgggcttggggggattttacAGTGTCTCTGTTATTGCCTCTTTCTGCTTTGCTGGCAGATAGAGTGAGGttgttctctgcccccccagtAGGGATCTTTTCCTCTGCACTAAGTTTCCCTCTCTTTCCCTGCTGGAAATCCATCCCCTTGGGTTCCCCTTTCCCAGGGGCTTGTGAAGAAAGTATCAGGGAGACTTGCAGGGGGGAGATAGCGAAATGCAACTGGGAAACAAATGTTGACTTTCCCTCATCCATTTTTCTTCAGTTTGCCTTCTCCTGCATCTGTCCCCCATGGCAGCGTGGTCCCGTGAGGCAGTGCTGAACCTCTATCGTGCTCTGCTGCGCCAGGGCCGTGGTCTACGCTACACCGACCGTGATTTCTACCTCGCCTCCATCCGGCGTGAGTTCCGCAAGAACCAGCAGCTGGAGCGGCTTGAAGACAGAGAAAGACAACTGGAGAAGGGACAGGCCTTTCTGCACAATAGACTGGGAGGGTTGGTTTAGAGTCTTTGCCTCTCCCTGCTCTTATCCCACTTCCTTCTTTTCTCCTTCCAAAACCGTTAATCTTCTTGGACAGATGGTTAATATCTTCTGCCCACCACAAATGTGAAGAAGAAAGTCCAGAGGGTGCCTGAATATCCATCCGTACAAGCAGTACTCCGGTGTTCCCCTCACAGATGCATTAAGCCTTAGGTAGGTCATTCGCAGCCACATAATATGCTTTTTGTTGTTGCAGGGTTTCTCAACGCATGAGTAGGGACCCAAAATTGTgttgccagaatgtttcaaagggtcatGTGGCAGCTTCTGTGGTTCCCGTCCTACAAGGCTTGTTGGGCTCACCTCCCTGCTCtaggcactgcaacctctggggtcctAGTgccgctcaggtttggcccagctgtcaTGACGGAAGACTGgttaggccaaatttgagtgaattGTACTGCAATCacatgagccaggtcacaacgCAACTCATACAAACTTGGTTCAGCTGGCGTCATGGGGCTAAACCTGACCAGGGCTGCAATGGCCAGAGCGGAGAGCCAAGCCTGGACAGTCCCACAGTAGCAGATGCCACTGTGGGGTAAGAGCTTGGCAGGATCTAGCCTCCCCCAGGGGTAGGATACGACCGAAGTCACCCCAGGGCAGGGCCATAGCGTGAGCGGTGCAGCTGCCCAGGGAACAAAGCTGTGAGGGCAGCTTAGGCCAGCCCCGCACTGTAGATCTCGGGGACGATGCGCCACATccatcccagctcacctcagTGGGCCACCCAGCTTATCTACCAGCGGGCAACCAAAAaatctgggaggtgggggaacaTGACCCCATGTGGTCCCCTCCCACATCATCTCTGGTAGGgggtgcaaatatgcttgcttgccCTGGGCACTAGAATGCCTAGTTACAGTTCTGTCCCAGGGTCTTCGTTCCCAGACTATttactggttgagaaccactattttAATGGTACCACTGTGGACAGCTGTTACATCTTCTGTATAGTGACCAAAAGTAATTCAATTGCAAACTCCTCAGCTCAGAGACCATCCTTCTTGAGTTCTTGGAATTTTAAGTGATTTTGGGAACTGGTTCAGAAAAACAAGTGTAGCCATTATAAACTGCCTAAAACGTGGTGAATAGTGTGCCTTTTAGCCAGTTCTAAAATCAGTATAGCAGAACTGGctttaaaatagttttgaaaatttCTGTAGTACAGCTATGTCCTTGATGAATCTGAAAAATAGCAAGTTTTAAAGTgattaaagaaaatactttttatatACATAATTAagcagtggaactcattgccattaTATACTATTGAAGCCAATAAGTTAGTAGGATTCAAAATGCATATGAATGAGAACAATGGTTTTcaaaactgtgggttgggaccccaaagtgggttgcgactctattttaatgggatcaccagggctagcttagacttgctgtggcccggggctgaagcccgaccccaccgcctggggccaaagccacaacccaagggcttcagcatTCGGTTTAGGACTCGGGTTACAGGCCCcgtgcctggggctgaagtcctttGGCTTTGGTCCAGGGTGGTGaggctttggtcccccccacCCGGGTGGagtgggctcaggcaggctcaatgaagtttgagaatccctgaatGAGAACATTTATAGTTACATTGCATATGATCTTTGTATAAATgataaaccctcatgctttagGGCATAAACTCCCagagattaggaagaaacttcccctatgaGCAGACTAATCCATAATTGCCTGTTATGGGGCTTCTTgcattttcctctgaagtatctggtactaaCCACTGTCGGAGAAGGGATACTAGGCCTTGGGTGTGATCTAGTACAGCAGTTCCTTTGCTCTTGCACACCACTAGAAtaattgtggtttgttttttttcgcCCCTATGGACAACTAGATTGCAGTTTCTGCAAGTAGATGCAATCCTATAGAAGGGGACTAGGACTCTCTAGTTTGGAAAGGAGATTAAATGGCATAGGGGCCAGTCCcttagtacaggtttcagagtagcagccatgttagtctgtatccacaaaaagaaaaggaggacttgtggcaccttagagactaacaagcttatttgagcataagctttcgtgagttacagctcacttcatcggatgcgttcagcattttccactgaatgcatccgatgaagtgagctgtagctcacgaaagcttatgctcagataaatttgttagtctctaaggtaccacaagtcctccttttctttttcccctagTACAGTATTCAGCTGGTTAAAGGGAAAAGACATAAGGTAATATGGTTTAACATATAATTAACATGTAGAAATCACTATTGCAAGACATAACTGAGGCAAATATgttagagagattttaaaaaagcattaaataGTTATGTGGTGATCCAGCTAGACTATGCTAACTGTgaagagaggcagaggcaaaccaAGACAAAaggaatcattttaaatttttagaaTTTTATAGGGGAGAACCCCAAAATTGTACAAGGAACTTAAATATAGAATGTTACCAAAGACTATTTGTAATAACAAACTGTGTTACCAACTCATTAACCTTTGGGAACTTGTACATGTTGTTCTTCCTTACTCTATGCAGTTAGTATCAAATACATTGTTATTAAGAAGAACAAGAGATTATTTAACAATATACTGTGTCACTTCAGGGAAGAATCAACTTTTCCTCTCCTTGGCTGTAGGTCCAGCTCCACTCTTGCTTTCCCTTAGATTGGAGTATTCCTTAAATTTGGTGTTCCTGTGGCTGTATCTCTTTTCATTGAGTTTTTCCACAAGCAGGGTTTCTTCACCTAGAGGGTCTTGCTTATCCATTGGGCACCTTTCAATCCTATTCCTTCAATAGATGCTCAAACAGTCATTGCCTCTGTTAATATATTTTAGGTCCTTTGTGGGTGGGTGTCATGTTTAATGTTTTCAGGATCTGTTTTCATCTAAAAACTTTTTGATCAGTTCCATTTTTCACCACTTATATTTcctttcaggtttttttccccttaatatACTCTCTCTGGTAAGTCTGTAGACTATATTTCCTTCTACTTCCCTTCTCTAACAGTGTCTGTTCACATGCCCAGGTCTGTGCATTTTTCCTGCTCCTCCTGACCTGAAACCtttcctattttccttctttcctcctcctcagtTCCCAGTCCCCTACTTTTATTCTCGAGTTCTTTTATTTTATCCCCTCACCTCGTACCCAGACTCCAGTTCACTTGTTACCTCAGCATCTAGATTCTTCTCCTTCTCTTACAGCTTTATTTCCGCCACTCCCACACTACCCCTTTGGGTGGATTCTGAACCCCTTCCCCAGGTCTTGCTGCCCTCTCGTTTGCTGTCTCCCCAGGACAGCATTCTGTGCTGCAGCATTGCAGGTGCTAGTACCAGAGTGAGGGTTACTACATTTATGTGTAAAGCCTCCGCAATGACCCAAGTAAAATGTCAGGATTGGTTAATCATTATGCTTCAGGTCATAAACTGAGAGCTGGAGTTGAAGAAATTTTCCCTATGACTATAATACCATGTAATTAGGGACATTAAAGgggttttatttcctttctctggagagtttgacattggccattgtcggaggCAAGATAACTGACTAGACATGGTCTAAGCCAATGTGGCAGGAGGCAAAATACAGAAATAGATGGACCACATCTGATTCATTGTGGGAAATCTTAACCTCCAAAGAACAGTGAGCAACGGACTGGGGAGATGGAGGTTTAGATTGGTGGGGTACAGCTTTCTGATAAATCTGTTCTCTCCTCTCAGGGTGAGATGGCAGGTGCTGGAGAGCGCAAGGGGAAGAAGGATGACAACGGCATTGGCACAGCCATCGATTTTGTGCTATCCAATGCCCGGCTCGTGTTGGGTGTGGGCGGAGCTGCCATGCTGGGCATTGCCACTCTGGCTGTCAAACGAGTAAGTGTGAGGAGGTCTGAGGGGAAGGAAGGTGTGCTTGTGTGGAGGAGGGGCATGGAACATTAGAACGGAGATAGTGAAGGTAACAAGGTGAGGGGTAGAGAGATGAACGCTGAGGAATGTGGGGATGGGAAGGACCCAATGAAGGGATATGGGCTGGTTGCTTCCTAATGGATGGGGCACTTAATAAATGTAACTTCTTGTGTCCCTGTGATGCCATTTCAGATGTATGACCGGGCAATCAGTGCTCCCAGCAGTCCCACCCACTTGAGTCAGTCAGGAAAGAGAAGCTGGGAGGAGCCAAACTGGCTGGGGTCCTCATCACGCTTACTGAACCAGGATATGAAGACAAACCTGAGCCGTTCCCTACAGACCCTCCCCACTGACCCATCAGCTTTAGACGCAGGTAATAAGCAGTGTGATACCTTCTACATTATAGCAGCTGCCCTTTCAATCCTGTTACCCCCTGTCCAGGTAAAATTGAGATCTTTAACCAACCTCTAAGGATCACCAGTTTTAAATGTAGAATCTGCAAAATAATAACTTGGCACAGAACTTTACCTGGTGTCCAAATCTCTGTTTCCGCAAGCAGGCCAACTCCAGGACGGCTTTGGCATTGCTACTGAGGGAGCAGCAAGAAGCTTAATGACCAGGGCATCTAAGTCAAGAGCTGAATTATGTCAACTGAAGTCATTAAATGGGCTCTGTCATCCCCCAAAGGTGCGGGAGTCCTCTAGGAGCTGAATAAAGGCATTACAGCAGCTCTTAACATTATCTCTTTGAATACTGCCCGAGGAAGAGGTACTTTTATTTCCCCTGGTGCTGGGAGAGCTGCTTCATATTTCAACCAG
Proteins encoded in this window:
- the LOC122457351 gene encoding MIEF1 upstream open reading frame protein-like isoform X2 — its product is MAAWSREAVLNLYRALLRQGRGLRYTDRDFYLASIRREFRKNQQLERLEDRERQLEKGQAFLHNRLGGLV
- the LOC122457351 gene encoding MIEF1 upstream open reading frame protein-like isoform X1, yielding MQIYRTHPTTPQTPKDLNLKNVRIQLLYYLICSQVCLLLHLSPMAAWSREAVLNLYRALLRQGRGLRYTDRDFYLASIRREFRKNQQLERLEDRERQLEKGQAFLHNRLGGLV